The Dermacentor albipictus isolate Rhodes 1998 colony chromosome 2, USDA_Dalb.pri_finalv2, whole genome shotgun sequence genome has a segment encoding these proteins:
- the LOC135908983 gene encoding membrane metallo-endopeptidase-like 1 isoform X3, with protein MVPNNDAPDEKRTKKRRRSRKHSASSSGSVSSRISSSSSKSEATRRRPSHTDLEKDPKGSAIAALESNLPVATTTALQLDEVNPPREKSPLKRRLSFAADFQRKSSDTSEPQHQLAAADIGPVEPHVATPTAPTTEKPGESNRLPEQEDQQAPKPECETALPAQSPECAVSGANPLQMLSATSIKERAESSPTLSGGQPERQDGRKVSQSSRKASLSHQHASLSSVLQELNTINQEHLEGQRIKSEARRTSYYDSDRGPRSTKIVLTATGVSIKVQHLTLVIVLMLIVTAVTIVIVFLFARGAKSPPSPPFCKTEDCLVHLWRLSNGLNRDLDPCHNFSAYVCSAWSPPKGYLEYSNSAMDDVRKAWFPHFYSVLSEGTKTISVGHKPMAIYESCMGNRSQYGSNLDIFWKFLNECRLSWPEKPTPSDTSALDVLMTLAFKWHVPLFLQVRAMRLSSPNWRFILEPSSLIPILYKQHLTVKSTGGYAKYWATFFYILNRNYTKYGVDTKFINRTMVMEGDVFRKLLNASRLQVIEPALVRIARIGLLTPPLASKLWLRAFRKTELEPEVKPNDQVFIGDVEFFRTMASVMSSYRRTELLSLIAWSCVQLFAPAADIQLLENRYDQGITTYRPYFCERFVEAAYRLLVIALSSVSRFTPAQRAAVKAGFDSLVSAAAEAANATQWLDVESRKLAVEKLRSSRLKMWPPDRFLENDVLERMHSDYPSTELSFAEYWVKTSRCAAKMHDPHADIDVFSFAVNYALPYLLYDPSSGDVKVVVGAIAPPLYCPGGTEAMFYGGLGFSMALNLVASVDRQGLRWHPNGTFGHFFLSRQAS; from the exons ATGGTCCCAAACAACGATGCTCCCGACGAGAAGAGAACAAAGAAGCGACGTCGCTCTCGCAAACATAGCGCCAGTTCCAGTGGAAGTGTGTCGTCTCGCATCTCGTCGTCCTCCAGCAAGTCCGAAGCAACACGCAGGCGACCCAGCCATACCGATCTAGAAAAAGATCCGAAAGGCTCCGCGATTGCCGCGCTGGAATCGAACTTGCCGGTAGCCACGACCACCGCCCTTCAACTGGACGAAGTAAATCCCCCACGCGAGAAGAGCCCTCTCAAACGGAGGCTGTCTTTCGCCGCCGATTTCCAGCGCAAGTCCTCAGACACCAGCGAGCCTCAGCATCAACTCGCTGCCGCCGACATTGGTCCGGTAGAACCTCACGTTGCTACTCCCACTGCTCCGACGACGGAGAAGCCTGGAGAGAGCAACCGGCTCCCAGAGCAGGAGGACCAACAGGCGCCCAAACCAGAATGTGAAACCGCCCTGCCAGCTCAGTCTCCGGAGTGCGCCGTCAGCGGTGCGAATCCACTCCAGATGCTGTCCGCGACCTCGATCAAGGAGAGGGCCGAGTCCTCTCCGACGCTCTCTGGAGGACAGCCGGAGCGACAAGATGGACGCAAAGTGAGCCAGTCAAGTCGCAAAGCGAGTTTATCTCACCAGCACGCTTCGTTGTCCTCAGTCCTTCAAGAACTTAACACCATCAACCAAGAACACCTCGAAGGCCAGCGAATCAAGTCAgaagctcggaggacctcgtactaTGATTCGGATCGC GGTCCACGCAGCACTAAGATTGTCCTAACTGCAACAGGTGTGTCAATCAAGGTGCAGCACCTCACCCTTGTGATCGTCCTTATGCTGATCGTGACGGCCGTGACAATCGTCATTGTGTTTCTGTTCGCACGAGGCGCCAAATCACCACCATCGCCACCGTTCTGCAAGACTGAGGACTGCCTCGTCCACTTGTGGCGCCTCTCTAATGGACTAAACCGCGACCTCGATCCATGCCACAACTTTAGCGCCTACGTCTGCTCCGCTTGGTCGCCTCCGAAAGGCTACCTAGAGTACTCGAACTCCGCCATGGATGACGTTAGGAAAGCGTGGTTTCCGCATTTCTACAGCGTACTCAGCGAAGGGACGAAAACCATTAGTGTGGGCCACAAACCAATGGCCATATACGAGTCCTGCATGGGCAACCGATCACAGTACGGCTCGAACTTGGACATCTTCTGGAAGTTCCTCAACGAATGTAGACTGTCCTGGCCAGAGAAACCCACGCCAAGTGACACCAGCGCCCTCGACGTACTGATGACGCTAGCGTTCAAGTGGCATGTCCCGTTATTCCTCCAAGTGCGCGCTATGCGCTTGTCCTCTCCGAATTGGCGTTTCATATTAGAGCCCAGTTCCCTCATACCAATTTTGTATAAGCAGCATCTCACAGTCAAAAGCACCGGCGGATACGCGAAATACTGGGCCACGTTTTTCTACATCCTTAACCGAAACTACACTAAGTATGGGGTCGACACGAAGTTTATCAACAGGACTATGGTTATGGAAGGTGACGTCTTCAGAAAACTGCTGAACGCAAGTCGTCTTCAGGTAATCGAACCAGCTCTGGTGCGAATCGCTCGAATAGGACTTCTCACTCCGCCGCTGGCATCCAAGCTATGGCTACGTGCCTTCAGGAAGACCGAGCTTGAGCCTGAAGTGAAGCCCAATGACCAGGTTTTCATAGGCGACGTAGAGTTCTTCCGGACTATGGCGAGCGTGATGTCTTCGTACAGAAGAACCGAGCTGCTTTCCCTGATCGCCTGGTCATGCGTGCAGCTGTTTGCTCCGGCAGCGGATATCCAGCTGCTTGAGAATCGGTACGACCAGGGCATCACCACATATCGGCCGTACTTCTGCGAGCGATTCGTCGAGGCCGCCTATCGGCTCCTGGTGATTGCGCTCAGCTCCGTGTCGCGCTTCACGCCAGCACAGCGCGCCGCCGTCAAAGCCGGTTTCGATAGCTTGGTGTCGGCGGCTGCGGAGGCGGCCAACGCAACGCAATGGCTGGACGTTGAGAGCCGGAAGCTCGCGGTCGAGAAGCTGCGTTCGTCGCGACTAAAGATGTGGCCCCCCGACCGCTTCCTCGAAAACGACGTGCTCGAGCGCATGCACAGCGATTATCCCAGCACTGAACTTTCGTTTGCCGAGTACTGGGTGAAGACGAGCCGCTGCGCTGCTAAGATGCATGACCCGCACGCTGACATCGACGTCTTCAGCTTCGCGGTGAACTACGCACTGCCGTACCTGCTCTATGACCCCTCCAGCGGCGACGTCAAGGTGGTCGTGGGCGCCATTGCTCCGCCCTTGTACTGCCCTGGCGGGACCGAGGCCATGTTCTACGGGGGTCTGGGCTTTTCCATGGCACTCAATCTTGTCGCGTCCGTAGACAGACAGGGACTGCGGTGGCACCCGAACGGCACATTCGGCCACTTCTTCTTGTCCAG